One Triticum dicoccoides isolate Atlit2015 ecotype Zavitan chromosome 3B, WEW_v2.0, whole genome shotgun sequence genomic window, ATTTCTGTACCGGTGCGATGGTGCTACTAGTTGGAAAATTGGATCTTTTGTGGGTCTTATTGTGGTGGGCTAACGATACATGTGGTCATCTTTAGATTGAATTACTGTGTTCATGTTATGTCATATGGAATGTTGATTACAGGTTGGATAGAAATTGCAATTTTCCTGGTTTCAAATTTGAAGTGAAGCTGTATGCAAGTGTTTTTGGTGTGTGTGCATTGTGACATGCATATTGATGGTTTTCATGGATTGAAGCTGTATGCTTGATGAAAGTGGCATTTGGGGTTGGATGTAATAGCTAGTGAGGAGCATGATGCTTTAGTATCTGCAGTTTTCACTTTTCACCAAGTAAACCTAGACCTGATATTAATTAGGTGTTATTCCCTTTATTCtgtgccattgttcatcatttcttcGCCCTCCTGGTTTATTTAGTGTCTAAAAGTACGTGTTAATACAGAATTAATATGAACTGCTTTCTGATATTTAGGATTTGATGTCTGGTACCTTTGGGTGTTAACATTTTGGTTCAAGATCTGCTTGCACTCTACCTAGTTGTCCTTATTTTTGGTTTCAGAGATTATGTTTGCACCCAGATAAACTTCATGTTATGTTTTAACTGGAACTACGTCATGTTACTCAACAATGTAGGATTTCTAACGTGTATTTATGAACTTTCTTTGTTGATTATGGCCGAAGCCCCGCCCTGAATTAATAGGTAGGAGTAGATTATAAGATAGATAATCATTAGAGAGTTTGCAATTATAATGTAACAGTAAATACTAGATTACATTATTTGTATTGGTTTATTTTGGTAGGACCATTGTTAATATGTTAGTTCACTTTGTCTACTGCTTTATAGATACACATGCTGACAAACAACTGATTCAGTCACACTTTTTCATTTTTATATAGTCCATTGTTAACTGACACTGTCAAAATTTCAAAACCTGACAGTTCAGCGACACTTGGCTTGCTAGAAATCCTTATTTTTGGCTTCAGAGATTGTGTTTTCACCCAGAAAAACTTCATGTTATGTTCTTTAACTGGAACTACGTTTATTTAACTTATCAGTGTAGGATTTCTAATGTGTATTTATGAACTTGATCTTTATTAATTGTGAGTGAAGGCACGCTCTGCGAATAGGTAGATGAACATAGATAGTCGTGAAGGAGTTAGCAATTAGAATGTGATAACAGTAATACTAGATTCTAGAATTTGTATTGGTTTATTTTAGCAGGACCATGGTCGATACGTTAGatcactttgtctactgttttataGATATATGTTTGCTCATTATGTGATACAGACTGACAAACAACTGATCCAGTCACACTTTTCAGTTCTTTTATAGTCCCTTGTTTACTGACACTGTCAAAATCCTAAAACCTGCTAGAACAGCTCTTGTTAGTACTTGGCTTGCTATAAAATTATGGCCTGTTGCTAGTCTTTATCCATTTTCTGTCCATACTCGTCTCATCTTTCATATGTCTGTAAAGTTCAGCTCCCGCTGTCTTAAGCTTTCAGTTCTAGGTGTGAACTATAAATCTGATAATATATTCTGTAATTTATCCCTATAGGCAATCACTGCTACAAGCACAACGAAAAAAGAAGCTATCCTTAACGAGATCCAGACCCAGTTTAAGTACAACAATGTCAAAGTTGATGTGAAAGCAAATTCAGACTCTCAAGTAAGTTTGTGGCTGTGTCCTTTTCCTGTCAAATCTTATTGTAAGGAAGTCTCAGATTCTGATGATGAACCAAGCTTAATCAATTGTTTCAATGTTTCCCTTTTAGGTGTTAATCACAACCACATCCGAGTTTCGGTACATACCAGGCTTGAAGAGAATTGTGACCATTCCTTTGACAAACCACACTCCTGCTAAGGTACCATCATTTTCCAGATTGGTTTGGTCTTTTATAGCTCAATAAAAATGATGTCTTTTACACTCTTACCTTCTTGCAGGCTGAGTTGCAATACTTCCATGACTACGCTGGAATCAGTGTGGGTTTTGGCCTACACTCAAAACCTCTGATTAACGTTTCAGCTCTGGTTGGCAACAAAGCTCTTGCTCTTGGTGCTGATGTTGCCTATGATAGTGCAACTGGGGATTTCACCAAGTGCAATTTTGGAGCGAGTTTCACCAATGACGATCTTTACGCTGCTCTGATGCTGTAAGTTTTTGCTTCTAAAAGACTCTTGGCCACTTCACCTTTCCTGCAATCTTGCATGAACTAGATGGGGGTGTGTATGAATGGTGGATGATTTCCCTTTTCAGGAACAACAAAGGGGATAGCCTATCTGTGTCTTACTACCAAATGGTGAGCAACAGCCAGGCCGCTGCTGGAGGAGAGGTGAGCCACAGCCTGTCGAGCAATGAGACCACCACCACCTTGGGGTTTCAGTATTCCTTGGACCCTCTGACGACCACGAAGGTGCGCTACGACAACCATGGCATGGTCAGTGCCCTCATCCAGCACGAGTTGAGGCCCAAGTCATTGCTCACCATCTCAAGCGAGTTCGACACCAAGGCCATCGAGAAGAGCTCCAAGATCGGGCTCTCGCTGCTCCTTAagccctgatgatgatgatgatgatgattatgccgaTCCCTTTAGGTTTAGGATGGGGGTGGTCGACTGGTAGCTTTTCATATCGCATATTATACCTGAGGAGGTCGTGTTTGGTGCGACTCATCTCGTTTCTGCAAACTTGTCCTCGCTTGgtgccatttttttattttttttgagaaTTAGTACTACTTGCCCAATGTCCGTCCAGTAGCTTGTTTTAGATGTTCGAAAGCTAAATCAGTGATTCTCTAAGTATTGAACTGAATCTCGTAAATGCCTCTATCTAGAAAATGCAAGTCCCGTTCCGTTATGCTATTATGCCTCCCCACAAAATTCTTGGATCCCTCTTGCTACTtacttccttcgttcctaaatatttgtctttctagagatttcaacaagtgactacatacggagcaaaatgaatgaatctacactctaaaatatgtctacatacattcgtatgtggtagtctatttgaaatctctagaaagataaatatttaggaacggagggagtaacatgctGTGCAAGTGTACAACTTGTACTTGAATACACTAGAAAAACATGATATGCTTCATTTATTCTCGTATAAATCAAACAAAGTGACTTCAACCTTATTGTAAATGCACTATCTTACATATATCAGACAGAGTGGGGTAACCAATGTCCAGTAGCTTGTCCTCGCTTGGCGTCATTTTATTTTGAGAATTGGTACTACTTGCCCAATGTCCAGTAGCTTGTTTTAGATGTTCCGAGAGATAAATCAGTGATTCTCTAAGTATTGAACTGTATCGTAAATGCTTTTGGCCATCATATGCCTCTTATCTAGAAAATTCAAGTCCCTTTCCGTTATGCTATTATGCTTCCCCACAAAATCCTTGGATCCCTCTTGCTACTTAACATGTTGTGCAAGTGTACAACTTATACTTGAATACACTAGAAAAACATGGTATGCTTCATTTATTCTCGTATAAATCCAACAAAGTGGACTTCAACCTTATTGTAAATGCACTGCCTTACATATATCAGACAGAGTGGGGTAACCACTGCAAATAAGCATCAGGCAATTTGCCTTCAGTAGCAATGTTTCTGCACATAGATACAAAATATGTTCAATTGCGTACATATTAAAGCGTTGCTGCAGGGAAAATGCTTCCACTGCCATTGCAATCGCCTTTTCTCGGCACCACTAGTGACCAAGTCAGCCACTCCATTCTGATGCCATCTCTTCCTACCTGTATGCTATTAGTAGATTAATTATACTGAGTAGCGGTGCGACAAAGTCTAGGACGCCGCTTCCCA contains:
- the LOC119276537 gene encoding mitochondrial outer membrane protein porin 4-like, coding for MAAQGGAPPKAATGPGLYSEIGKKARDLLYKDFTTDQKLTLTTYAANGTAITATSTTKKEAILNEIQTQFKYNNVKVDVKANSDSQVLITTTSEFRYIPGLKRIVTIPLTNHTPAKAELQYFHDYAGISVGFGLHSKPLINVSALVGNKALALGADVAYDSATGDFTKCNFGASFTNDDLYAALMLNNKGDSLSVSYYQMVSNSQAAAGGEVSHSLSSNETTTTLGFQYSLDPLTTTKVRYDNHGMVSALIQHELRPKSLLTISSEFDTKAIEKSSKIGLSLLLKP